The sequence CTCCAAGACGGTTCATAGCTGGATTATTGTCGTAGCCCACGACGGAAGGAACTCGAATTTGAATATTCCCCGTCTTCGTTATCCCCATGACCTGCGCCGATCCGGAATGGTAGGCGTCGAGCACTGCCTGCGCGTCTTCTTGCGACTTGAAATAACCTCCGCCTTTATATCCCCTCCCGCCAAGTATGTGCCGTCCCTGCTTCTGACTGCTGATGCTCGCTTTAACCTGCGGCAATTCGATGACATTACCGGAGGCGTCTGCAATGAACCGTGGGCATGACGAGTTGTGAACGAGGACAGGCGTGGCCCCTGCCAGCACATAGTACGTGTGCAGGTCGTTGACGGTGAGGTCGTGTGTGCGTTGCAAGCCCTGCTGGTCGCGGGCCTCAGTCACGGCCACGCTAGCGCCGTTCGGGGTGCGCAATTCGTCGCCCACCCGAAGGTCACCGGCGTTCTTCCACCGCTGGTCATCGGCAAGCCAGAACGGGTGGTTGTCAGTCGCCGTGACGGTGGCGGGGCCCTGCTTGGTGGTGACAGTGAGCTGGGTGAAGTCCTTGTCGCCCTCGGTGGTGAAGGTGTTGGTCACCGGCCGCGTGGCGGTGCGCTGTGCCTGCGGGTCACTGGCGGCGACCCAGTCCCCGATACGTATGTCCTCGATAGCCCGGGTGGAGCCGTCCGCCAGCAGCACCTGGGTGCCCGACGGGAAGCTGTGCGGCTTGACGCAGTCTGCGGCGTCGCGCTCGGATTTCGCCTGGTTGGCGAGTTTCTCCGCATCGACCCTGGCCAGCGCGCGGGCGTCGATCAGGGTGTTGGCGCGGAGTGGGTAGCTGAGGGTGATCTTGCAGCTACAAGCCTGGGCTCTGGCGTTGGCCTGCGCCTTGTTGCGGTCCGAGACCGAGGCGTAGAGCGGTCCGGCTCCTGGGTTGGAGCATTTCAGGGTGCCCGAGACGCTGTTGCCCCGGACGGGGAAGGTGCGCTGTGGGCTGGTGCACTGGCCGGCGGGTTTGCCGTCGATGGAGAAGGTCGCGCTCATCACGGCGGTGACCGCGCCTTTGGTGACGCGTTCCTTACGGGCAATGGAGCTGACCTCGCCGGTGAAGTTCTGGGTGGCGGTGCAGCCCGCCGGGCTGCAGTCCATCTCGCCCGCGCTGTCCATGGTGAAGTTGATGCCGTGGTCGGTCGCGTCCTTGAG is a genomic window of Streptomyces sp. NBC_01237 containing:
- a CDS encoding polymorphic toxin-type HINT domain-containing protein encodes the protein MGTGVLALALVAGLLSLTSSSSDSHAAKAAQRNLKPFREAVDDLANAPGLRYKDTSFLGITENEITVTASGSQFGTTSSGRNSTGKDSNGQDVLRIGGKTFLRWQSDPAPRKDVTAGEEAPPSEWMVGLDDGSDLMDKALARTIAPPELANVLAKALTSLEKSPQAANESKTTSGRQQLSVNGTPALGIDTSAGRLLVTKKKPHRVLRLEAYDLRENLSDMKDQLENGEEPTAPPKVTTGPLESGDGEGMDLTPILADAADKMFDTLVEYTAQLKDATDHGINFTMDSAGEMDCSPAGCTATQNFTGEVSSIARKERVTKGAVTAVMSATFSIDGKPAGQCTSPQRTFPVRGNSVSGTLKCSNPGAGPLYASVSDRNKAQANARAQACSCKITLSYPLRANTLIDARALARVDAEKLANQAKSERDAADCVKPHSFPSGTQVLLADGSTRAIEDIRIGDWVAASDPQAQRTATRPVTNTFTTEGDKDFTQLTVTTKQGPATVTATDNHPFWLADDQRWKNAGDLRVGDELRTPNGASVAVTEARDQQGLQRTHDLTVNDLHTYYVLAGATPVLVHNSSCPRFIADASGNVIELPQVKASISSQKQGRHILGGRGYKGGGYFKSQEDAQAVLDAYHSGSAQVMGITKTGNIQIRVPSVVGYDNNPAMNRLGVPTNIFMIKGTKSPSVVPMNPKAGAP